The Halocalculus aciditolerans genome window below encodes:
- a CDS encoding DedA family protein, translating to MFDSLVHTVLGFVNQYGYVAVFVYMVLETSFILHFVPSEIVVPFAASQLVHDPVSFVLFDVDATAGATVGSYVAYMLFGRYGERVLERYGYLIHVSERDIERSQAVFLRYGESSVFWARMFPLLRALISIPAGLAEMEMRRFVLYSAGGAALFNTGLTYLVYTGSGTTSPLGVVLNLIRAEIAGDIVYVQLHARFVIILLGLTGLLAAVVWMARDWIRVNPNAAKLVVLHVIRLVGLLIGGIFIIGALLSPQHSFTVITSVWNDPRVWVRLGFSDQLALLLTGLLFGFGGLGIYELGQLLRLSHVRSLFERLSSRFRE from the coding sequence ATGTTTGATAGCCTCGTCCACACCGTCCTCGGATTCGTCAATCAGTACGGCTACGTCGCCGTCTTCGTGTACATGGTGCTTGAGACATCGTTTATTCTCCACTTCGTCCCAAGTGAGATCGTCGTGCCCTTCGCAGCGAGTCAGCTGGTCCACGATCCGGTGTCGTTTGTGCTGTTCGACGTCGATGCGACGGCAGGTGCGACCGTCGGGAGCTACGTTGCGTACATGCTGTTCGGACGGTATGGTGAACGGGTGCTTGAACGGTACGGGTACCTCATTCACGTCTCCGAACGCGACATCGAACGGAGTCAAGCTGTCTTCCTTAGGTACGGGGAGTCGTCGGTGTTCTGGGCGCGGATGTTCCCCCTCCTCCGGGCGCTCATTTCGATTCCCGCGGGACTCGCGGAAATGGAGATGCGACGGTTTGTGCTTTACTCGGCCGGCGGTGCAGCCCTGTTCAACACCGGGCTGACCTACCTCGTCTACACCGGGTCGGGAACAACCTCGCCACTAGGCGTGGTGCTCAACCTGATTCGCGCCGAGATTGCAGGCGACATCGTGTACGTCCAACTGCACGCTCGGTTCGTCATCATTCTGCTGGGATTGACCGGGTTACTCGCTGCGGTAGTGTGGATGGCACGCGATTGGATTCGAGTGAACCCGAACGCAGCGAAACTCGTCGTCCTCCACGTGATTCGTCTCGTCGGACTCCTCATCGGTGGGATTTTTATTATCGGTGCCTTGTTGTCGCCACAGCACTCCTTCACGGTGATTACCTCGGTGTGGAACGATCCACGAGTCTGGGTTCGACTCGGGTTCTCCGACCAACTTGCGCTGCTGTTGACCGGTCTCTTGTTCGGATTCGGCGGACTGGGGATCTACGAACTTGGACAGCTACTCCGACTTTCCCACGTCCGCTCCCTGTTTGAACGACTCTCGTCTCGTTTTCGAGAGTGA
- a CDS encoding phosphatase PAP2 family protein, protein MIRGIGLIQTIQQLIPQALIPLFIVITYLGSVWVILPGLVFLYWLWDADRTAFVGSVVLTGFALTLTLKNLFALPRPPASLHLMYAAGYGFPSGHSVDATVTYGSLAMVVRAGKRWQRSVAASLLIGLVALSRVVLGVHYPIDVIVGIALGLGTLIVVSYVFDRNVLYILISAMVVAVLGIVVTHGDLESLVLFGGVGSALLGWVWKERQAERGHTDV, encoded by the coding sequence GTGATCCGTGGAATTGGTCTGATTCAGACGATCCAACAACTGATTCCGCAAGCGTTGATCCCACTCTTCATTGTCATCACGTACCTTGGCAGTGTCTGGGTCATTCTTCCGGGACTGGTATTCCTCTATTGGCTGTGGGACGCAGATCGAACTGCGTTCGTTGGGAGTGTCGTCCTAACCGGGTTTGCGCTCACGCTTACACTCAAGAATTTGTTCGCACTCCCTCGACCACCCGCATCCCTCCACTTGATGTACGCGGCCGGCTACGGATTTCCAAGCGGCCACTCCGTCGATGCGACGGTGACCTACGGATCGCTCGCAATGGTCGTCCGAGCGGGAAAGAGGTGGCAACGTTCCGTCGCGGCGAGTCTACTCATCGGTCTCGTTGCACTATCACGAGTTGTCCTCGGTGTGCATTACCCAATCGATGTTATCGTGGGCATCGCCCTCGGACTCGGGACGCTCATCGTTGTTTCGTACGTCTTTGATCGCAACGTGTTGTATATACTCATCAGTGCGATGGTCGTGGCAGTCCTGGGCATCGTGGTTACGCACGGCGACCTGGAGAGTCTGGTTCTGTTCGGCGGGGTAGGCAGTGCGCTCCTCGGTTGGGTGTGGAAGGAACGCCAGGCAGAGCGAGGGCATACCGATGTTTGA
- a CDS encoding winged helix-turn-helix transcriptional regulator, with product MAPTESENEEATDSPRESLLEYIQDHPGVYFSDLLRETDLARGQLSYHLRVLQEDDQILSVSRGGHKHFFPFNEFSQPAQVVLSVLTLDTPREILLLIYEEPGATRGHIAGAVGTTRQNVAWHLDRLVDAGLVHADKDGRAYHYYPDVDPELVRRLLETYHPSLWRTWSERLADTFDRMGTN from the coding sequence GTGGCACCAACAGAGTCCGAGAACGAGGAGGCAACCGACTCTCCCCGGGAGAGCCTCCTGGAGTACATTCAGGACCATCCTGGTGTATACTTCAGCGATCTCCTTCGGGAGACCGACCTTGCTCGCGGACAACTCTCGTATCACCTCCGCGTTCTCCAGGAGGACGACCAGATACTCTCGGTGTCGAGAGGTGGCCACAAACACTTCTTCCCGTTCAACGAGTTCTCCCAACCTGCGCAAGTGGTTCTCAGCGTGCTCACGCTGGATACGCCACGGGAGATTCTCCTCCTCATCTACGAGGAACCCGGTGCAACGCGTGGGCACATCGCGGGAGCGGTCGGGACGACGCGACAGAACGTCGCGTGGCATCTTGACCGACTCGTGGACGCTGGGCTCGTACACGCGGACAAAGACGGCCGCGCCTACCACTACTACCCAGACGTCGATCCCGAGTTGGTTCGGAGGTTACTCGAAACGTATCACCCGTCGCTGTGGCGGACGTGGAGCGAGCGGCTCGCCGACACCTTCGATCGGATGGGAACAAACTAG
- a CDS encoding glycosyltransferase family 39 protein, translating to MGVVHLFVTLPQIDTHPPLYYFLMHYWRAIFGASLASLRFPSVVFGTATLLGVYLVGDELRDEQTGLIAAVLLTLSPFFISVSQYARGYALFALSITFSWFFLLRFRNASSRLFSVGYVVSTAIMASIHVYGGFLVIGQWLYIAASERFCSGEYPSRKIIGLQILSAVLAAPVLIDIGRMVYSHPNSQSVPHLALPTPAVLFTTLVSYMGGEYSTGPTAVVLLGITVVVCIMYLLKSPQFLGDVRFLPFETPLSRTDSIFIASWGLPVFILPITISYTILHMWDNVAAIGGALALYLLMALSIREVTVLWLKCGTIVVFVGLNFLILTQYYP from the coding sequence ATGGGAGTGGTCCACCTCTTTGTGACGTTGCCGCAGATAGACACACATCCTCCATTATATTATTTTTTGATGCATTACTGGCGGGCCATATTTGGGGCCTCGCTAGCAAGCTTACGATTCCCCTCAGTTGTGTTCGGAACTGCGACTCTGCTTGGCGTCTATCTTGTCGGCGACGAGCTACGAGACGAGCAGACCGGATTGATCGCCGCAGTCCTCCTTACTCTTTCTCCGTTTTTCATCTCGGTATCGCAGTATGCACGGGGATACGCTCTATTCGCACTGTCAATTACGTTCTCCTGGTTTTTCCTGCTGCGATTCCGTAACGCGAGTAGTCGGTTATTCTCTGTCGGATACGTCGTTAGTACTGCGATTATGGCGTCAATCCACGTCTACGGTGGCTTTCTCGTTATTGGTCAGTGGCTATACATCGCGGCGTCTGAGAGATTTTGTTCAGGAGAGTACCCATCCCGAAAGATAATTGGGTTGCAGATACTCTCTGCCGTACTGGCTGCTCCAGTTCTCATTGATATTGGTCGAATGGTGTATTCTCACCCGAATTCCCAGTCTGTCCCACACCTTGCACTTCCGACACCGGCCGTTCTATTCACCACGTTGGTCTCTTACATGGGTGGGGAGTATTCGACCGGACCTACCGCCGTCGTTCTCCTTGGAATAACTGTGGTAGTGTGTATCATGTACCTATTGAAGAGTCCCCAATTCCTTGGTGATGTACGGTTTCTTCCGTTCGAGACGCCATTATCCAGGACCGATTCGATATTTATCGCTAGTTGGGGTCTCCCTGTGTTCATCCTCCCAATCACGATCTCATATACGATCCTACATATGTGGGATAATGTGGCGGCTATCGGAGGCGCTCTTGCACTCTATCTACTGATGGCTCTCTCAATCCGGGAGGTGACAGTCCTGTGGTTAAAATGTGGGACAATTGTAGTGTTCGTCGGGCTCAACTTCTTAATACTCAC